A part of Marinomonas rhizomae genomic DNA contains:
- a CDS encoding DUF3080 family protein, whose protein sequence is MLKKPFLSVILLGGIILAGVAGCDTRFKAEDVLSEYVTDLNRSQFVSLSSPAMAMPISLPASRDRQQSLTQFDIGLLDFLSLQQCDVGIVAGRKNSILGKVMPDSQRFLYELDIIRAIESCDINNESLSKELNQIAQKKRLELPKAFGNALFNGAESEAFFGLSNGYLPLNYSTAEQQALLDALNRLLDIGENLADLPLIDANVFEGDLKVLMDSEYAGRLLYSLARIASYLNLVANKVSALDGDICGAPITYLKQQFQAHYVEVIQPYMGRINRGAYQVLPLMNRLFEISEPLSRGMSDFSHQFSLSESDGVWQRYQQASQLHAKQWSTLFTRCSVSIGGKS, encoded by the coding sequence ATGTTAAAAAAACCTTTTCTTTCAGTGATTCTATTAGGCGGCATTATACTCGCTGGAGTAGCGGGTTGTGACACGCGTTTTAAAGCAGAAGATGTTTTGTCTGAATATGTAACGGATTTAAATCGTTCGCAATTTGTCTCGCTATCTTCTCCAGCAATGGCTATGCCAATTAGTTTACCTGCCTCTCGTGATCGTCAACAAAGTTTGACCCAATTTGATATTGGTTTATTGGATTTTTTGTCTTTGCAACAGTGTGATGTGGGCATTGTTGCAGGAAGAAAGAACAGTATTCTCGGTAAAGTTATGCCCGACAGTCAGCGCTTTTTATATGAGTTGGACATTATTCGTGCCATTGAGTCGTGTGATATTAATAATGAGTCCTTGTCTAAAGAGCTGAATCAAATAGCACAAAAAAAACGTCTTGAGTTACCCAAGGCGTTTGGTAATGCGCTTTTTAACGGTGCAGAGAGTGAGGCTTTTTTTGGCTTATCCAATGGCTATCTTCCATTAAATTATTCGACGGCCGAGCAGCAAGCATTATTAGATGCTTTAAATCGACTGCTTGATATTGGCGAAAATCTTGCCGATTTGCCACTGATAGACGCGAATGTTTTTGAAGGTGATTTAAAAGTATTAATGGACAGCGAATACGCTGGACGATTGTTGTATTCCCTAGCTCGTATTGCCAGTTATTTGAACCTTGTTGCCAACAAAGTAAGTGCATTGGATGGCGATATTTGTGGTGCTCCAATAACGTACCTTAAGCAACAATTTCAGGCGCATTATGTAGAGGTTATCCAGCCTTATATGGGGCGGATCAATCGTGGAGCTTATCAGGTCTTGCCACTAATGAACCGTTTGTTTGAGATCAGTGAGCCATTGAGTCGTGGTATGAGTGATTTTTCTCATCAATTTTCTTTGTCGGAGTCTGATGGTGTATGGCAGCGTTATCAGCAGGCGTCTCAGTTGCATGCTAAGCAGTGGAGTACTTTGTTTACGAGATGCTCTGTTTCTATTGGAGGAAAGTCTTAG
- a CDS encoding acyl-CoA thioesterase, with protein sequence MNKLLIQKREEISETRVAKMVFPATTNHYDTLFGGIALQWMDEVAYIAATRFARKTMVTISTEQVDFKQPIPSGILVELIARVVHVGRTSLKVEVSIYLEQLDSDKRTKAVTGHFNFVAVDINKKPTPIFDEETNI encoded by the coding sequence ATGAACAAGCTACTTATCCAAAAACGAGAAGAAATTTCAGAAACACGCGTCGCAAAGATGGTCTTTCCCGCTACAACCAACCATTATGACACGCTATTCGGCGGCATTGCTTTGCAGTGGATGGACGAAGTTGCCTACATCGCCGCAACTCGCTTTGCCAGAAAAACCATGGTGACCATATCAACAGAGCAAGTCGACTTCAAACAACCTATACCTTCGGGTATTTTAGTCGAATTAATTGCTCGTGTGGTTCATGTTGGCAGAACATCATTGAAAGTAGAAGTGTCGATTTATCTAGAACAGTTGGATAGTGATAAACGCACAAAAGCAGTAACCGGACACTTCAACTTCGTCGCAGTGGATATCAATAAGAAACCTACCCCGATCTTTGATGAAGAAACGAATATTTAA
- a CDS encoding LPP20 family lipoprotein, with protein sequence MTMKVVGLLAASMLLAACSKDVVNTPVAVVPDCVFADGSNQPAPDWVCGAPVDGVALSAVGYSEKSAAGPNYMKQMASTAARVELAQVLSVDLQNMVKQYVETTGAGDAETVDRVNSVVTKQVTEQKLIGSKVVRQMPTPSGGLVVLVGLDPDQAGKVAQDILRTSMKNEAALFQKLEAEKSFDELAAEIAKRHAQ encoded by the coding sequence ATGACGATGAAAGTTGTAGGTTTATTGGCTGCTAGTATGCTTTTGGCTGCTTGTAGTAAAGATGTGGTGAATACGCCAGTTGCTGTTGTTCCTGATTGTGTTTTTGCGGATGGCTCAAACCAGCCAGCTCCTGATTGGGTGTGTGGTGCTCCTGTTGATGGTGTGGCTTTGTCTGCCGTAGGGTATAGCGAAAAATCAGCGGCTGGACCTAATTACATGAAGCAAATGGCTTCGACGGCGGCGCGTGTTGAGTTGGCACAAGTGCTTAGTGTTGATTTGCAAAATATGGTTAAGCAGTATGTCGAGACAACGGGCGCTGGCGATGCTGAAACCGTTGACCGTGTAAATAGTGTGGTAACAAAGCAAGTAACTGAGCAAAAGCTGATTGGTTCAAAGGTGGTTCGTCAGATGCCTACGCCTAGCGGTGGTTTGGTTGTTTTGGTAGGTCTAGATCCGGATCAAGCCGGAAAAGTAGCGCAAGATATTTTGCGTACTTCTATGAAAAATGAAGCCGCTTTATTTCAAAAATTAGAAGCTGAAAAAAGCTTTGATGAATTGGCTGCAGAAATAGCTAAGCGTCACGCTCAGTGA
- the pnp gene encoding polyribonucleotide nucleotidyltransferase, producing MSITTKTFQFGNDTVTLETGRIARQATGAVLCTIGDAQVLATVVGAKSAKPGQDFFPLSVHYQERAYAVGKIPGGFLKREGRPSEKETLTSRLIDRPIRPLFPKGFMNEVQVVCTVMSTNTNLDADIAAMLATSAALTISGIPFNGPIGAARVGFNDESGYVLNPSYSDLDGSLLDMVVAGTKDAVLMVESEAQELTEDEMLGAVLYAHKEMQSAISAITEFAAECAKPRWDWVADTANVSLTDALQSGYAAQIEEAYGISEKMARYAQLGVVRNAAVAALVTEEGEFSEADVTGAFSKLEKRIVRRRVIDGKPRIDGRDNKTVRPIDVEVGLLSKTHGSALFTRGETQAIATCTLGTSRDSQMTDGLTGESKDSFMLHYNFPPYSVGECGRMGGVGRREIGHGRLARRGVQAVLPSEDEFPYTIRIVSEITESNGSSSMASVCGASLSMMDAGVPLKAPVAGIAMGLIKEDDGFAVLTDILGDEDHLGDMDFKVAGTAEGITALQMDIKIEGINEEIMDIALSQALEARTHILREMAKVIGYARPEVSPNAPSMATIKIDPEKIRDVIGKGGATIRSITEQTGASIDLDDDGTVRIYAADKAASDAALLKIHEITAEAEVDKLYKGKVVRLAEFGAFVNILPGKDGLVHISQIAEERIRAVTDFLSEGQEVIVKVLDVDARGRIKLSMKDVTEEEKAAYTE from the coding sequence GTGAGTATTACTACTAAAACTTTTCAGTTCGGTAACGATACCGTAACGCTAGAAACAGGCCGCATTGCTCGTCAAGCAACAGGTGCTGTTCTTTGTACAATTGGTGATGCACAAGTACTTGCTACTGTTGTGGGTGCTAAATCAGCGAAACCTGGTCAAGACTTCTTCCCATTATCTGTTCATTATCAAGAGCGTGCTTACGCTGTTGGTAAAATTCCAGGTGGTTTCCTAAAACGTGAAGGCCGTCCTTCTGAAAAAGAAACGTTAACTTCTCGTTTGATCGACCGTCCAATTCGTCCATTGTTCCCTAAGGGATTCATGAACGAAGTTCAGGTTGTTTGTACAGTAATGTCTACTAACACTAATTTAGACGCTGATATTGCGGCTATGTTAGCAACATCTGCAGCATTGACTATTTCTGGTATCCCATTCAATGGTCCTATCGGTGCAGCTCGTGTTGGTTTTAACGACGAGTCTGGTTACGTTCTTAACCCAAGCTATTCTGATCTAGATGGTTCTTTGCTAGACATGGTTGTAGCGGGTACGAAAGACGCAGTATTGATGGTTGAGTCTGAAGCGCAAGAGCTTACAGAAGACGAAATGCTAGGTGCTGTTCTTTATGCTCATAAAGAAATGCAATCAGCTATCTCTGCTATTACTGAATTCGCAGCTGAGTGCGCTAAGCCTCGCTGGGATTGGGTTGCTGATACAGCAAACGTTTCTTTGACTGATGCACTTCAGTCTGGTTACGCAGCTCAAATCGAAGAAGCATACGGCATCAGTGAAAAAATGGCTCGTTACGCTCAACTAGGTGTTGTTCGTAATGCTGCTGTTGCGGCGCTTGTTACTGAAGAAGGCGAGTTCTCTGAAGCAGATGTTACAGGTGCTTTCTCCAAACTTGAAAAACGCATAGTTCGTCGTCGTGTTATCGATGGCAAACCTCGTATTGATGGTCGTGACAACAAAACTGTTCGTCCAATTGACGTAGAAGTGGGTTTGCTAAGCAAAACTCATGGTTCTGCTTTGTTTACACGTGGTGAGACTCAGGCGATTGCAACTTGTACTCTAGGTACTAGCCGTGACTCACAAATGACTGATGGTTTGACGGGCGAAAGCAAAGACAGCTTCATGCTTCATTATAACTTCCCTCCTTACTCTGTAGGAGAGTGTGGTCGTATGGGTGGTGTTGGTCGTCGTGAAATTGGTCACGGTCGTCTAGCTCGTCGTGGTGTTCAAGCGGTATTGCCTTCTGAAGATGAATTCCCATACACAATTCGTATCGTGTCAGAGATCACTGAATCTAACGGTTCAAGCTCTATGGCGTCTGTTTGTGGTGCGTCTTTGTCTATGATGGATGCGGGTGTTCCTCTGAAAGCACCAGTTGCGGGTATCGCAATGGGTCTTATCAAAGAAGACGACGGCTTTGCTGTATTGACTGATATCTTGGGTGATGAAGATCATCTTGGCGATATGGACTTTAAAGTAGCGGGTACAGCAGAAGGTATCACTGCGCTTCAAATGGACATCAAAATCGAAGGTATCAACGAAGAAATTATGGACATCGCCTTGAGCCAAGCGCTTGAAGCTCGTACGCATATCCTTCGTGAAATGGCGAAAGTTATTGGTTACGCTCGTCCAGAAGTTTCTCCAAATGCGCCTTCTATGGCAACGATCAAAATTGATCCTGAAAAAATCCGTGATGTTATCGGTAAAGGCGGCGCAACAATCCGTTCTATTACTGAGCAGACGGGCGCTTCTATCGATCTAGATGACGATGGTACTGTTCGTATCTACGCTGCAGACAAAGCGGCTTCTGATGCTGCCTTGCTTAAGATTCATGAAATCACTGCAGAAGCAGAAGTGGATAAACTTTACAAAGGTAAAGTTGTTCGCCTAGCTGAGTTTGGTGCATTCGTAAATATCTTGCCGGGTAAAGACGGTTTGGTTCACATCTCTCAAATTGCTGAAGAACGTATTCGTGCGGTAACCGACTTCCTTTCAGAAGGCCAAGAAGTTATCGTTAAAGTACTAGATGTTGATGCTCGTGGTCGTATCAAGCTTTCTATGAAAGATGTAACTGAAGAAGAAAAAGCAGCTTACACTGAGTAA
- the rpsO gene encoding 30S ribosomal protein S15 — MALSAESKAALVKEFQVAEGDTGSPEVQVALLTKNIEGLQGHFKAHIHDHHSRRGLIRMVNQRRKLLDYLKRKDATRYTSLIKKLGLRR; from the coding sequence ATGGCATTGTCTGCAGAATCAAAAGCAGCGTTGGTAAAAGAGTTTCAAGTAGCGGAAGGTGACACTGGTTCTCCTGAAGTTCAAGTAGCATTGTTGACTAAGAACATTGAAGGTCTTCAAGGTCACTTTAAAGCTCATATCCACGACCATCATTCTCGTCGCGGTCTAATCCGTATGGTAAACCAGCGTCGTAAGTTGTTGGATTACCTTAAGCGTAAAGATGCAACTCGCTACACTAGTTTGATCAAAAAACTAGGTCTGCGTCGCTAA
- the truB gene encoding tRNA pseudouridine(55) synthase TruB: MVKAKWRSVDGIVLLNKPIGLSSNQALQRVRRLYQAAKAGHTGALDPLATGMLPLCLGEATKFSQYLLDANKRYLTCIQLGKRTTTGDREGEVLTEDLIPALSDESLEGILDGFRGDIEQIPPMYSALKHEGKPLYEYARQGIVIERKRRRVTISNLTLVSRTEDTLTLDIQCSKGTYIRTIGEDIGEALGCGAHLHSLHRISTAGYLPENMMTLEEFEAIAEQGYEALDSHLISMDTAVEHFAKVDLPEIDTKDMMFGRTIPSPVSLEHETVVRMYDQGAQRFLGLGQIKGAFIRPYRLVNTSEFSL; the protein is encoded by the coding sequence ATGGTTAAAGCAAAATGGCGTTCAGTGGACGGTATCGTTCTACTGAACAAGCCGATAGGTTTGAGTTCGAACCAAGCGTTGCAGCGTGTCCGTCGCCTTTATCAGGCAGCAAAAGCTGGGCATACTGGGGCGCTTGACCCTTTGGCAACAGGAATGTTGCCATTGTGTCTCGGAGAAGCAACGAAATTTTCTCAATATTTATTAGATGCAAATAAGCGCTACTTAACCTGCATCCAGTTGGGAAAAAGAACCACAACCGGTGATCGTGAAGGTGAGGTCTTAACTGAAGACTTAATTCCAGCACTTTCAGATGAGTCTCTAGAAGGCATTCTAGACGGATTTCGTGGTGACATTGAGCAAATTCCTCCCATGTATTCTGCGTTAAAACACGAAGGTAAACCTTTGTATGAATATGCTCGTCAGGGCATCGTTATAGAAAGGAAGCGCCGTCGCGTGACTATTTCAAATCTAACCCTTGTTTCAAGAACGGAAGATACACTGACGCTTGATATTCAGTGTTCTAAAGGTACTTATATTCGAACCATTGGTGAGGATATTGGTGAGGCGTTAGGTTGTGGTGCGCATCTTCACTCATTGCATCGAATTTCGACGGCAGGATATCTGCCGGAAAATATGATGACGTTAGAAGAGTTTGAAGCCATTGCAGAGCAGGGTTATGAGGCATTAGATTCTCATTTGATCTCTATGGATACCGCGGTGGAGCATTTCGCTAAGGTAGATTTACCTGAGATAGATACAAAGGATATGATGTTTGGTCGAACCATTCCGAGCCCTGTTTCATTAGAGCATGAAACCGTGGTGAGAATGTACGATCAGGGAGCACAGCGTTTCTTGGGGCTCGGGCAAATTAAAGGTGCGTTTATTCGACCTTATCGATTGGTAAATACTAGCGAGTTCTCTTTATAA
- the rbfA gene encoding 30S ribosome-binding factor RbfA, with the protein MAGEFSRTSRIGDQLQKELASLIQFEVKDPRLGLVTVNEVRVAKDLGYADIYYTVLGKDDQPEVLAENQAALDSAKGFLRRRLAQEVKLRVMPHLRFHYDQSVVNGSRMSALIDEAIRDDETKNGNEDE; encoded by the coding sequence ATGGCAGGCGAATTTAGTCGTACTAGTCGGATTGGTGACCAGCTCCAAAAGGAGCTGGCGTCCTTGATCCAGTTTGAAGTAAAAGATCCGCGTTTAGGATTAGTTACTGTCAACGAAGTGCGTGTAGCAAAAGATTTAGGCTATGCGGATATTTATTACACCGTATTGGGTAAAGATGACCAGCCAGAAGTATTGGCTGAGAACCAGGCTGCACTTGATAGTGCAAAAGGGTTCTTGCGTCGTCGTTTAGCACAAGAAGTAAAACTTCGTGTTATGCCGCATTTGCGTTTTCATTATGACCAGAGTGTTGTAAATGGTTCACGCATGTCCGCTCTGATTGATGAAGCAATTCGTGATGATGAGACAAAAAACGGTAACGAAGACGAGTAA
- the infB gene encoding translation initiation factor IF-2, whose product MTVQTVKILSELVNTPVDKLLAQMKDAGLPQTSASQEVSEVEKQTLLNYLKRQHGEEGENSQRITLQRKTTSTLSRGDGGKAVNVAVKKKRTYVKRDDVDEEAQKQEELAKRLAEEQERLAEEKARLELERKQEEEKAAKAKAEAEEKARQEAAVKTVVADAGAVNDTEQNVSDTGAAEPVESPKQPKAAKKVSQPAMDSKKPTVAPKGKKGPVRHDNDKDKDKPRGRVNPDNKRTSRVNVNDEDEFTRRGKLGRKNKKPSKQEHGFQKPTAKMIHEVALPESITVADLAERMAVKGAEVIKIMFKMGAMATINQTIDRDTATLVVEEMGHTVKFIDENAVENDMIEAIDYEGESIKRAPVVTVMGHVDHGKTSLLDYIRTTRVAAGESGGITQHIGAYHVETPHGMVSFLDTPGHAAFTSMRARGAKATDIVILVCAADDGVMPQTIEAIQHARAGNVPMVVAITKIDKEGADIDRVKNELVAQEVVPEEWGGDVQFVGVSAKSGEGIEELLEAILLQSEVLELTAVPSAPGKGVVVEARLDRGRGSVATLLVQNGTLKKGDIVLAGLQMGRVRALLDETGKAINSAGPSIPVEILGLDGTPEAGEEFIVVADERKAREVANFRQGKYREVRFARQHSAKLENLFSEMGKDEVRTLNVVLKADVRGSLEALIKSLTDLNTDEVKVNVVSSGVGGITETDATLALASDAVIFGFNVRADNSAKQFIERESIDLRYYSIIYNIIDDVKSALSGMLSPDLREDIKGTAEVRDVFRSPKFGLIAGCMVIEGTVYRNKQIRVLRDDVVIYEGELESLRRFKDAVNDVSRGMECGIGVKNYNDVKVGDKIEVFETVEVARTL is encoded by the coding sequence ATGACAGTTCAAACCGTAAAGATACTATCCGAGCTGGTAAATACACCAGTCGATAAGCTACTAGCTCAGATGAAAGACGCTGGCCTACCTCAAACGAGTGCAAGCCAAGAAGTCTCTGAAGTTGAAAAGCAAACGCTATTGAATTATTTAAAGCGTCAACATGGTGAAGAGGGCGAGAATAGCCAGCGAATTACTTTGCAGCGCAAGACAACAAGTACCTTGTCTCGTGGTGATGGCGGAAAAGCTGTCAATGTTGCTGTTAAGAAAAAGCGCACCTATGTTAAGCGTGATGATGTAGATGAAGAAGCTCAGAAGCAGGAAGAGTTGGCAAAACGTCTTGCAGAAGAGCAAGAGCGTTTAGCAGAAGAGAAAGCGCGTCTTGAGTTAGAGCGTAAGCAAGAAGAAGAGAAGGCGGCCAAAGCGAAGGCTGAAGCCGAAGAAAAAGCGCGTCAAGAAGCAGCGGTGAAAACCGTCGTAGCGGATGCTGGCGCGGTCAATGATACGGAGCAGAATGTTTCCGATACAGGAGCGGCAGAACCCGTGGAATCACCGAAGCAGCCTAAAGCAGCGAAAAAAGTGTCTCAACCAGCAATGGATAGTAAAAAGCCTACTGTTGCTCCTAAGGGCAAAAAAGGCCCAGTTAGACACGATAATGACAAAGATAAAGACAAACCTCGTGGTCGCGTGAATCCAGACAATAAGCGTACTTCACGTGTAAATGTGAATGACGAAGATGAATTTACTCGTCGTGGTAAATTAGGTCGTAAGAATAAGAAGCCATCTAAACAAGAGCATGGTTTCCAAAAACCGACGGCGAAAATGATCCACGAAGTGGCATTGCCAGAAAGCATCACGGTTGCTGACCTTGCTGAAAGAATGGCTGTGAAAGGCGCTGAAGTTATAAAAATCATGTTTAAAATGGGCGCGATGGCGACTATTAACCAAACAATTGATCGTGATACAGCAACCTTAGTTGTTGAAGAAATGGGTCATACAGTTAAGTTTATCGACGAGAATGCAGTCGAGAATGACATGATCGAAGCGATTGACTACGAAGGTGAATCGATTAAACGCGCACCTGTAGTCACTGTAATGGGTCACGTTGACCATGGTAAAACATCATTACTTGATTACATTCGTACTACTCGTGTTGCTGCGGGTGAGTCAGGTGGTATCACTCAGCACATTGGTGCTTATCATGTTGAAACACCTCATGGCATGGTTAGTTTCTTGGATACGCCTGGACACGCCGCGTTTACGTCTATGCGTGCTCGTGGTGCTAAAGCTACGGATATCGTTATCCTGGTTTGTGCTGCTGATGACGGTGTGATGCCGCAAACAATTGAAGCTATTCAGCACGCACGTGCTGGTAATGTTCCAATGGTTGTTGCCATCACCAAGATTGATAAAGAAGGTGCAGATATAGATCGTGTTAAAAACGAACTAGTTGCGCAAGAAGTTGTGCCGGAAGAATGGGGCGGTGACGTTCAGTTTGTTGGTGTTTCTGCCAAATCTGGTGAAGGTATCGAAGAGCTACTAGAAGCGATTCTTTTGCAATCAGAAGTGCTTGAGCTTACCGCTGTGCCTAGTGCTCCTGGTAAAGGTGTTGTGGTTGAGGCTCGTCTTGATCGTGGTCGCGGTTCTGTTGCAACCTTGCTTGTTCAAAATGGTACCTTGAAAAAAGGTGACATTGTGTTGGCCGGTCTGCAAATGGGTCGTGTACGTGCTTTGTTAGATGAAACAGGTAAGGCAATTAACTCTGCTGGTCCTTCTATTCCTGTTGAGATTCTTGGTCTTGATGGAACGCCTGAAGCGGGTGAAGAATTTATCGTTGTTGCTGATGAGCGTAAAGCTCGTGAAGTAGCAAACTTCCGCCAAGGTAAGTACCGCGAAGTGCGCTTTGCTCGTCAACATTCTGCTAAATTGGAGAATTTATTCTCTGAAATGGGCAAAGACGAAGTTCGTACATTGAATGTAGTTCTTAAGGCAGACGTTCGTGGCTCTCTTGAAGCATTGATCAAGTCTCTGACTGATCTGAACACTGACGAAGTAAAAGTGAATGTCGTCTCTAGCGGCGTTGGTGGTATCACTGAAACGGATGCGACTTTGGCTTTGGCTTCTGATGCCGTGATTTTTGGTTTCAATGTGCGTGCCGACAACTCTGCTAAGCAGTTTATTGAGCGTGAAAGCATCGATCTTCGTTACTACAGTATTATCTACAACATTATCGATGATGTTAAATCTGCATTGTCTGGCATGTTGTCTCCAGATCTTCGTGAGGATATCAAAGGTACTGCAGAAGTACGTGATGTGTTCCGTTCACCTAAGTTTGGTTTGATTGCCGGCTGTATGGTTATCGAAGGTACGGTTTACCGTAACAAGCAAATTCGTGTATTGCGTGATGATGTTGTTATTTACGAAGGTGAACTTGAGTCTCTTCGTCGTTTCAAAGATGCGGTTAATGACGTTAGCCGTGGTATGGAATGTGGTATCGGCGTGAAGAACTACAACGATGTGAAAGTAGGCGATAAGATCGAGGTTTTTGAAACCGTCGAAGTAGCGCGTACGCTTTAA
- the nusA gene encoding transcription termination factor NusA: MSKEILLVVEAVSNEKDVPKQVIFEAVEIALASAAKRRFEEDALIRVSIDQRTGDYKTYRQWHIVADEDYSAPAFELTIDDSEEQNLGVPIGEIYEEEVESEVFGRIAAQTAKQVIVQKVREAERAKMVALYSEKVGRLVHGQVKKVTRDSLIIDLGENAEASLPKDQLIARESFRMNDRIRALLLEIRDDSRGAQLILSRNDPAFMIELFRLEVPEISEEVIEIRGAARDPGLRAKIAVKTNDRRIDPIGACVGMRGARVQAVSNEMNGERVDIVLWDDNPAQLVINAMAPAEVDSIVIDEDAHSMDVAVKSDNLAQAIGRNGQNVRLASTLTGWSLNVMTSEDAEAKQQEESQKLIDIFVTGLDIDDDLAIQMVDEGFTSLEEVAYIPMEEMLDIDGFDEDLVNELRSRAKEALLNQALQAEEQLDGAKPAADLLAMDGMDNHLALVLASMGVITMEDLAEQSVDELLDVEGMTEERAGRLILTARAPWFTESE, encoded by the coding sequence ATGAGCAAAGAAATTCTTTTGGTAGTAGAAGCCGTTTCCAACGAGAAAGATGTTCCGAAACAAGTTATTTTCGAAGCCGTTGAGATTGCTTTAGCTAGTGCTGCCAAACGCCGTTTTGAAGAAGATGCATTAATTCGTGTCTCTATTGATCAGCGTACAGGTGATTATAAAACTTACCGTCAATGGCATATTGTTGCAGATGAAGATTATTCTGCTCCAGCATTTGAGTTAACAATTGATGATTCTGAAGAACAAAATCTTGGCGTGCCTATCGGCGAGATTTACGAAGAAGAAGTTGAGTCTGAAGTTTTCGGCCGTATTGCTGCTCAAACAGCAAAACAAGTTATCGTACAAAAAGTACGCGAAGCTGAGCGTGCTAAAATGGTCGCTTTGTATTCTGAGAAAGTCGGCAGGCTGGTTCATGGTCAAGTTAAAAAAGTGACTCGTGATAGCTTGATCATTGATCTTGGCGAAAATGCGGAAGCGTCATTGCCAAAAGATCAATTGATTGCCCGTGAAAGCTTCAGAATGAATGATCGCATTCGTGCTTTGTTGCTTGAAATTCGCGATGACAGCCGTGGCGCTCAGTTGATTCTTTCCCGTAATGATCCAGCATTCATGATTGAGCTATTCCGTCTTGAAGTGCCAGAGATTTCTGAAGAAGTTATTGAAATTCGTGGTGCTGCTCGTGATCCAGGTTTACGTGCAAAAATTGCCGTAAAAACAAACGATCGCCGTATTGATCCAATTGGTGCTTGTGTTGGAATGCGTGGAGCACGAGTTCAAGCAGTTTCAAATGAAATGAATGGTGAGCGTGTTGATATCGTACTTTGGGATGATAATCCTGCTCAGTTAGTAATCAATGCAATGGCGCCAGCAGAAGTGGATTCGATTGTTATTGATGAAGACGCACATTCTATGGATGTGGCTGTTAAGAGTGATAATTTAGCGCAAGCTATTGGCCGAAATGGTCAAAACGTTCGTTTGGCGTCTACTTTGACTGGTTGGTCTTTGAATGTAATGACCAGCGAAGATGCAGAAGCTAAACAGCAAGAAGAATCGCAAAAGCTGATTGATATCTTCGTTACTGGATTAGATATCGATGATGATTTGGCGATCCAGATGGTTGATGAGGGATTCACTTCTTTAGAAGAAGTCGCTTATATCCCAATGGAAGAAATGTTAGACATCGATGGATTTGATGAAGATTTAGTAAACGAGCTACGTTCACGTGCAAAAGAGGCCTTGCTGAATCAAGCGCTCCAGGCTGAAGAGCAATTAGATGGTGCCAAACCTGCTGCCGACTTATTGGCGATGGATGGAATGGATAATCACCTTGCTTTGGTTCTTGCTTCTATGGGTGTTATCACTATGGAAGACTTGGCTGAACAATCGGTTGATGAATTGCTTGACGTTGAAGGTATGACTGAAGAGCGTGCAGGTCGTCTTATTCTGACTGCTCGCGCACCTTGGTTTACTGAATCTGAATAA
- the rimP gene encoding ribosome maturation factor RimP yields MSAKYTILEELIRPVVEGLGFEFWGMEYLSLGKDSVLRIYIETDDEKGIDVEDCARVSRQASSILDVEDPITGEYNLEVSSPGLDRPLFSLAQYQAYIGSIVSLRLRVPFDGRRKFKGQLMGIESEDIVIRVDQEEYLLPIDLIDKANVVPQF; encoded by the coding sequence TTGTCAGCAAAATATACGATTTTAGAAGAACTTATTCGACCAGTCGTTGAGGGTTTAGGGTTTGAGTTTTGGGGTATGGAATACTTATCTTTAGGTAAGGATTCTGTGCTTCGTATTTACATTGAAACGGATGATGAAAAAGGGATTGATGTAGAAGATTGCGCCCGTGTTAGCCGTCAAGCTAGTTCTATTCTAGATGTTGAGGACCCAATTACAGGGGAGTACAACCTAGAAGTATCGTCACCAGGTTTAGATCGGCCTTTATTCAGTTTGGCTCAGTATCAGGCTTATATCGGTTCTATTGTTTCTTTGCGTTTACGTGTGCCTTTCGATGGGCGTCGCAAATTTAAAGGGCAACTAATGGGGATCGAAAGCGAAGATATTGTTATTCGCGTAGATCAAGAAGAATACTTATTGCCTATTGATTTGATCGATAAGGCAAATGTTGTTCCACAATTTTAA
- the secG gene encoding preprotein translocase subunit SecG → MEALILVLHVLAAVLIIALVLLQQGKGADAGASFGGGASQTVFGSQGGGSFFGKMTAVFALVFFLTSFGLAYFASEQAKSVSGALDFVPSAPQVDETVGLPELGDKKKTSSDLPVTE, encoded by the coding sequence ATGGAAGCACTAATTTTAGTTTTGCATGTACTGGCGGCGGTTCTGATTATCGCGTTGGTTTTGTTGCAGCAAGGAAAAGGTGCGGACGCTGGCGCCTCTTTTGGTGGTGGTGCGTCCCAGACGGTATTTGGTAGTCAAGGTGGTGGTAGTTTCTTCGGAAAAATGACTGCTGTATTTGCTTTGGTATTCTTTTTGACTAGTTTCGGATTGGCTTATTTTGCCAGCGAACAAGCGAAAAGTGTTTCAGGTGCGCTTGATTTTGTTCCTTCAGCTCCTCAGGTTGATGAAACGGTAGGTTTGCCAGAATTGGGTGATAAGAAGAAGACATCATCTGATCTACCTGTAACTGAATAA